A region of Burkholderia lata DNA encodes the following proteins:
- a CDS encoding ABC transporter substrate-binding protein, translated as MEKRMKRIMIGLVALAMSATGFAKEWTTIRIGVDPSYPPFEYKKPSGELTGFGVDLGNEVCRRLNAKCLWVENAFDGMIPGLKARKFDAILSSMSMTPARLKQIDFSNKTAHAPTFLVVKKGSGIQPTPASLNGKAIGVLQGSMQETYAKAHWEGGGARILSYQNQDQVYADLTNGRLDAALQNGVQASRGFLNTPQGKDYAFAGGELSDPKIFGPGQGIGIRKDDTDLKDKINTALAAIRADGTYDKIASRYFNFDIYGN; from the coding sequence ATGGAGAAAAGAATGAAGAGGATCATGATCGGACTGGTTGCACTTGCCATGTCCGCAACCGGGTTTGCCAAGGAATGGACGACGATTCGCATTGGCGTCGACCCGTCTTATCCTCCGTTTGAATACAAGAAACCGTCTGGCGAATTGACGGGCTTCGGCGTGGATCTCGGCAATGAAGTGTGCAGGCGCCTCAACGCGAAATGCCTCTGGGTCGAAAATGCATTTGACGGCATGATTCCCGGCCTGAAGGCGCGGAAATTCGACGCGATCCTGTCGTCGATGTCGATGACGCCTGCGCGATTGAAGCAAATCGATTTCTCGAACAAGACGGCGCACGCACCGACGTTTCTTGTCGTGAAAAAGGGCTCGGGTATCCAGCCGACGCCGGCATCGCTCAACGGTAAAGCCATCGGCGTGCTGCAAGGCTCGATGCAGGAGACGTATGCGAAGGCGCATTGGGAAGGTGGCGGCGCGCGCATCCTGTCGTATCAGAACCAGGATCAGGTGTATGCCGACCTGACCAACGGCCGGCTCGATGCGGCGTTGCAAAACGGCGTCCAAGCATCGCGCGGCTTCTTGAATACGCCGCAAGGCAAGGACTACGCGTTCGCGGGCGGTGAGCTGAGCGATCCGAAGATTTTCGGACCGGGTCAGGGCATCGGCATTCGCAAGGACGACACGGACCTGAAGGACAAGATCAACACGGCGCTCGCCGCGATCCGTGCCGACGGGACGTATGACAAGATCGCCAGTCGCTATTTCAATTTCGACATCTACGGCAATTGA
- a CDS encoding LytR/AlgR family response regulator transcription factor produces MPTALIADDEPNLSAELAARLATLWPELEIVGMPRNGVDALAELNAKRPDFAFLDIRMPGIDGLKIASLVPHVHVVFVTSYDEYAVQAFDQSAIDYLLKPVADDRLLRCIVKLQRGGPAPTDTELLANAAEPRDAAPIRWITVGLRDTTRLVSVDEVLYFQAADKYTEVVTASERHVIRTPLREMLQRLDTERFAQVHRGVIVAYAAIDHIERDLLGRQRIHLRGSGDVLPVSRACAGLFKQM; encoded by the coding sequence ATGCCGACAGCCCTGATCGCCGACGACGAACCCAACCTGTCCGCCGAGCTCGCCGCGCGCCTCGCCACGCTGTGGCCCGAGCTGGAGATCGTGGGGATGCCGCGCAACGGCGTCGACGCGCTCGCCGAACTGAATGCAAAGCGCCCGGATTTCGCGTTCCTCGACATCCGGATGCCCGGTATCGACGGGCTGAAGATCGCGAGCCTGGTCCCGCACGTGCACGTCGTATTCGTGACCTCCTACGACGAGTACGCGGTTCAGGCGTTCGACCAGTCGGCGATCGACTATTTGCTGAAACCCGTGGCCGACGATCGCCTCCTCCGCTGTATCGTCAAGCTGCAGCGCGGTGGCCCGGCCCCGACCGACACCGAACTCCTGGCCAATGCCGCCGAGCCGCGCGATGCGGCGCCCATTCGCTGGATAACCGTGGGCCTCCGGGACACGACCCGGCTCGTTTCGGTGGACGAAGTGCTGTATTTCCAGGCAGCGGACAAATACACGGAGGTCGTGACCGCGAGCGAGCGGCACGTGATCCGCACGCCCCTCCGGGAAATGCTTCAGCGGCTCGATACCGAGCGTTTCGCGCAGGTGCATCGCGGCGTGATCGTCGCCTATGCGGCGATCGATCACATCGAACGCGACCTGCTTGGCCGCCAGCGCATCCATTTGCGCGGAAGCGGAGACGTTCTGCCGGTCAGTCGTGCGTGTGCGGGCCTCTTCAAGCAGATGTAA
- a CDS encoding NUDIX hydrolase, which produces MAQTYAVVRDSSKNFFIAVKNTKGFFFHTDNNGNGVIYQNGTVIKNGPGESALPGGGLAANTDPAIGAANEFQEETGVELRNFDGKLMPKEWHGVTGKYEYYGVYYQFSSAVFNDISSRAIANLRTGADAAAAIRNGKIKTYKDIFKTYPNCPADNELATGSVWNLDRDWSRIQALNNSQSTSWFYEILKNLKNNI; this is translated from the coding sequence ATGGCTCAGACATATGCTGTCGTGCGCGATTCTTCGAAGAATTTCTTTATTGCCGTCAAGAATACTAAGGGGTTCTTTTTTCATACCGACAACAACGGCAACGGCGTTATCTATCAGAACGGCACCGTGATCAAGAACGGCCCTGGGGAGTCCGCGCTTCCCGGCGGAGGGCTGGCAGCGAACACCGATCCGGCGATCGGCGCGGCAAATGAATTTCAGGAGGAGACCGGCGTCGAGCTTCGCAATTTCGACGGAAAGTTGATGCCGAAAGAGTGGCATGGCGTGACGGGCAAGTACGAGTATTACGGCGTCTACTACCAGTTCTCGAGCGCGGTATTCAACGATATCAGCAGCAGGGCAATTGCCAACCTCAGGACGGGCGCCGACGCAGCTGCCGCTATTCGTAATGGGAAAATCAAAACCTACAAGGATATTTTCAAAACGTATCCAAATTGCCCGGCAGACAATGAACTCGCAACCGGCTCGGTCTGGAATCTCGATAGGGACTGGAGCAGGATTCAAGCATTGAACAACAGCCAAAGCACCAGCTGGTTCTACGAAATTCTCAAGAATCTCAAGAATAATATTTGA
- a CDS encoding LysR substrate-binding domain-containing protein, with translation MISHTTGIGVALVVRTPRSVQSTDAGAQLVQSLEGPLVDIGSALDATDTTDAPRGHLRLTATSIAESFLSGPLLASFAERYPDVTIDVTVTEEEFDIVERGFDAGIRLGQVIEKDMIAVPLGGEQRACAQLP, from the coding sequence ATGATCTCGCATACGACGGGGATCGGCGTCGCGCTGGTGGTGCGCACCCCGCGATCGGTTCAATCGACCGACGCGGGCGCGCAACTGGTGCAGTCGCTGGAGGGACCGCTCGTCGATATCGGCAGCGCGCTCGATGCAACGGACACGACCGACGCGCCGCGCGGCCATCTTCGGCTCACGGCCACGTCGATTGCCGAGTCCTTCCTGTCAGGCCCGTTGCTGGCAAGCTTTGCCGAGCGTTATCCCGACGTGACCATCGACGTGACCGTCACGGAGGAAGAATTCGATATCGTCGAGCGTGGCTTCGATGCCGGGATCCGGCTGGGACAGGTCATCGAGAAGGACATGATTGCCGTGCCGCTGGGCGGCGAGCAACGCGCATGCGCTCAATTGCCGTAG
- the qhpG gene encoding flavin-dependent monooxygenase QhpG has translation MLVTGAGPAGLCAALRLNHLGHRVLLVERSPLWPRPQIGEALTPGVRNIIDYLDADEVLESVPIVAGKPTRVRWTSESIETVAHDGAVVERAAFDAALLRLAVARGVDVLRPASLAQVDGAPGAWRVQIATPDGLRSVEAHVLLDARGRQSRREPQRLHARRLSTVWAEAAMATPAAHADAATRVEALDDGWMWGAALPGGRYRVMFTFDPSARDDAREREPASVLRNACTRSALFKDMAGVRWCDSPRMCVSTPYVDALSWQDGRIKLGDAAFALDPISSSGVEKAMRFSLQAAIAINTWCRASDASERELAQRFYESRLIEGAARHLAWTAGYYRQAWCAEAPFWRLRSAPALTSDTVATPSLGDETAARVDLMTHALQDEWARVPSDQPQPGEPAPPPPLPLHSPIRFARNTGIVVVPCATDDRVTAHPALQHPSLDRPVAFWNGVALFPLLDMLTRATHPLELMAFLGRSMEAASAQQLLEWLWSRQMVEPAVFGA, from the coding sequence ATGCTCGTGACCGGCGCCGGTCCCGCTGGCCTGTGCGCGGCGCTGCGCTTGAACCATCTCGGGCATCGCGTGCTGCTCGTCGAGCGAAGCCCGCTATGGCCGCGTCCGCAGATCGGGGAAGCGCTGACGCCGGGTGTCAGAAACATCATCGACTACCTCGACGCGGACGAGGTGCTCGAATCCGTTCCCATCGTCGCAGGCAAGCCCACGCGCGTACGCTGGACGAGCGAATCGATCGAGACGGTGGCGCACGACGGCGCCGTCGTGGAGCGCGCCGCATTCGATGCGGCGCTGCTGCGCCTGGCCGTGGCGCGCGGCGTGGACGTGCTGCGGCCGGCGAGCCTCGCGCAAGTCGACGGAGCGCCCGGTGCCTGGCGCGTGCAGATCGCTACGCCCGACGGGCTGCGGAGCGTCGAGGCACACGTGCTGCTCGATGCCCGGGGCCGGCAGAGCCGGCGCGAGCCGCAGCGCTTGCACGCGCGTCGGCTGTCCACGGTATGGGCCGAAGCCGCGATGGCAACACCGGCAGCGCATGCCGATGCCGCCACGCGCGTGGAAGCGCTCGATGATGGATGGATGTGGGGCGCTGCGCTGCCGGGCGGCCGTTACCGCGTGATGTTCACGTTCGATCCGTCCGCGCGGGACGACGCGCGCGAACGCGAGCCGGCATCGGTCTTGCGCAACGCCTGCACGCGAAGCGCCTTGTTCAAGGACATGGCAGGTGTGCGCTGGTGCGATTCGCCGCGCATGTGCGTATCGACGCCCTACGTCGACGCGCTCTCGTGGCAGGACGGACGCATCAAGCTCGGCGACGCGGCCTTCGCGCTCGACCCGATCTCGTCTTCGGGCGTCGAGAAGGCGATGCGCTTCTCGCTCCAGGCCGCTATCGCGATCAACACGTGGTGCCGCGCAAGCGATGCTTCGGAGCGCGAACTGGCGCAGCGCTTTTACGAATCGCGGCTGATCGAAGGCGCGGCGCGTCATCTCGCATGGACTGCCGGGTACTACCGTCAGGCATGGTGCGCCGAAGCGCCTTTCTGGCGCCTGCGCTCGGCGCCCGCATTGACGTCCGATACGGTTGCGACACCCTCGCTCGGCGACGAAACCGCGGCGCGCGTAGACCTCATGACGCACGCGCTGCAAGATGAATGGGCGCGCGTGCCGTCGGACCAGCCGCAGCCCGGCGAGCCCGCGCCTCCGCCTCCGTTGCCCTTGCACAGTCCGATCCGCTTCGCCCGCAATACCGGCATCGTCGTGGTGCCTTGCGCGACCGACGACCGCGTCACCGCGCATCCCGCCTTGCAGCATCCGAGTCTTGATCGACCCGTCGCGTTCTGGAATGGCGTGGCGCTGTTTCCGCTCCTCGACATGCTGACGCGGGCAACGCATCCGCTCGAGCTGATGGCGTTTCTCGGCAGGTCGATGGAAGCGGCCAGCGCGCAACAGCTGCTCGAATGGCTGTGGAGCAGGCAAATGGTCGAGCCCGCTGTCTTCGGCGCGTGA
- a CDS encoding sensor histidine kinase produces MPSKPFAFLSFEPHVGPAQRGRSLLGLFCFNSAVGLIFWATRRNEALLPYLVVANGIGFSATLLSVAIDRLVRGKLALVPKILIVAPASVFIGFEVAASTIGHVPHLIGHAGVKVWLAYGSSFIVAGAACAFVSVFVQAARMRTSLETQRREAAEARQAETAARLALLQAQIEPHFLFNTLANVQSLIERDPARATTMLDSLNRYLRASLGRTRKATSTLEEELELVEALLKIATIRLGEERLRYTIDVPDALRALPLSPLLLQPLVENALLHGIEPSVDGGEVRIRGTRDGGLLVLSVSDTGVGLGNGGTKLHGGVGLANIRARMISLYGERGRVSVGANADAMRGVTATLQIPIA; encoded by the coding sequence ATGCCAAGCAAGCCGTTCGCCTTCCTGTCGTTCGAACCGCACGTCGGCCCCGCGCAACGGGGCCGCTCGCTGCTGGGGCTGTTCTGTTTCAACTCGGCGGTCGGGCTGATCTTCTGGGCGACGCGCCGCAACGAGGCGCTGCTGCCGTACCTGGTCGTCGCGAACGGCATCGGTTTCAGCGCGACGCTGCTCAGCGTCGCCATCGACCGCCTCGTGCGCGGCAAGCTCGCGCTGGTGCCGAAGATCCTGATCGTCGCGCCGGCCAGCGTGTTCATCGGTTTCGAAGTCGCGGCCTCGACGATCGGGCACGTCCCGCACCTGATCGGGCATGCGGGCGTCAAGGTCTGGCTGGCCTACGGCTCGTCGTTCATCGTCGCCGGCGCAGCCTGCGCATTCGTCTCGGTGTTCGTGCAGGCCGCCCGCATGCGCACGTCGCTCGAGACGCAGCGGCGCGAGGCCGCCGAGGCGCGCCAGGCCGAAACGGCCGCGCGGCTCGCGTTGCTGCAGGCCCAGATCGAGCCGCATTTCCTGTTCAATACGCTGGCGAACGTGCAGAGCCTGATCGAGCGTGACCCGGCCCGCGCGACGACGATGCTCGACAGCCTGAACCGCTATCTGCGCGCGAGCCTCGGGCGCACGCGCAAGGCCACCTCCACGCTGGAGGAAGAACTGGAACTCGTCGAGGCGCTATTGAAGATCGCGACGATCCGGCTCGGCGAGGAACGCCTGCGCTATACGATCGACGTGCCGGACGCGCTGCGGGCCCTGCCGCTGTCGCCGCTCCTGCTGCAGCCCCTGGTCGAGAACGCGTTGCTGCACGGCATCGAGCCGTCGGTCGACGGCGGCGAAGTCCGCATTCGCGGCACGCGCGACGGCGGCCTGCTCGTCCTGAGCGTGAGCGACACCGGCGTGGGGCTCGGCAACGGCGGCACGAAGCTCCACGGCGGCGTGGGACTCGCGAACATTCGCGCCCGGATGATCAGCCTTTATGGCGAGCGCGGCCGCGTGTCGGTCGGCGCGAACGCCGACGCCATGCGGGGCGTGACCGCAACCTTGCAGATCCCGATTGCCTGA